The following proteins are co-located in the Phragmites australis chromosome 10, lpPhrAust1.1, whole genome shotgun sequence genome:
- the LOC133930361 gene encoding uncharacterized protein LOC133930361 — protein MGRGRGRGRKLTNVRTHEDKGSSGEEVVVPARKRRGRPQKRVAAADKINQSEVKNLGEADDGDEDYELGAGDDAKVKASRAENNISAGTGGNKRNRVPKEEEEGSNLDMEENSSSTRSSNDESTRSNGFRQTGSRRKSTPRRAAEAGI, from the coding sequence ATGGGTAGGGGAAGAGGCAGAGGAAGGAAGCTCACCAATGTCCGGACCCATGAGGATAAGGGGAGCAGCGGTGAAGAGGTCGTCGTGCCTGCAAGGAAGAGGAGGGGACGGCCCCAAAAGCGCGTCGCAGCCGCCGATAAGATCAACCAATCAGAGGTGAAAAATCTGGGGGAGGCTGATGATGGCGATGAGGACTACGAATTGGGAGCAGGGGATGATGCCAAAGTGAAAGCATCAAGAGCAGAAAACAACATCTCTGCAGGAACTGGTGGTAACAAGAGGAACAGGGTGcccaaggaggaagaagagggttCAAATCTTGACATGGAGGAGAACAGCTCAAGCACTCGATCCAGCAACGATGAGTCGACCAGGTCCAATGGCTTTCGGCAGACTGGGAGCCGCCGGAAGAGCACGCcgcggcgagcggcggaggcggggaTATAG